Genomic DNA from Methanosarcina sp. MTP4:
CCAACCGGAACCTTCTGATCAGCATTTCCGAAACAGCCATGACCGGAAAGGGCGCAGAGTCTTCCAAGAGGATTCTTTCCGAAATCGCCGTGGACGCAGTTACCAGCGTTGTAGACATAAACGAAAAGAACACTGTGGACAAAGACAACATCAACGTTGTCAAGAAAGTAGGCGGCAGGGTAGATGATTCCGAACTTATCCCCGGCATGATAATTGACAAGGAAAGAGTCCACACCAACATGCCCGAAAAAGTCAACGATGCAAAGATCGTCCTCCTGAACTCCGCAATCGAACTCAAGGACACCGAAGTGGACGCAGAAATCTCGATCACCTCTCCGGACCAGCTCCAGTCCTTCCTTGACCAGGAAGAAAAGATGCTCAAGGACATCGTAAACAAGGTCATCGACAGCGGGGCAAACGTCGTGTTCTGCCAGAAGGGCGTTGAAGACCTGGCCCAGCACTACCTTGCAAAGGCAGGCATCTTTGCCGTGCGCAGAGTCAAGAAGAGCGACATGGAAAAACTCGCCCGTGCAACCGGCGGCAAGCTCATCACCAACATGGACGAGATTACCCCCGAAGACCTCGGATATGCCCAGTCCGTGGAAGAAAAGAGAGTTGGCGGCGACAACATGACCTTTGTCACCGGCTGTAACAACCCGAAGGCAGTTACCATCCTCCTCCGCGGCGGTACCGAGCACGTTGTGGACAGCATCGCCAGCGCCCTTGAAGACGCAATCCGTGTAGTAGGCGTGGCAATCGAAGACGAGAAGCTCGTTGCAGGTGGCGGCTCCCCTGAAGTGGAAGTTGCACTCAGGCTCCAGGAATACGCAGCAACCCTCGAAGGCAGGGAACAGCTTGCAGTTAAAGCCTACGCCGAAGCTCTCGAAGTCATCCCGAGAACCCTTGCAGAAAACGCAGGTCTCGACCCGATTGACATGCTCATGGAGCTTCGCTCCCAGCACGAGAAAGGCGTGAAGACCGCAGGTCTCGACGTCTACGAAGGAAAGGTTGTTGACATGTGGGAAGCCTTTGTGGTCGAACCCCTCAGAGTCAAGACCCAGGTAGTCAACGCCGCAACCGAGTCCGCAGTCATGATCCTCAGGATCGACGACATCATCGCCTCCACCCGTGCAGCCCCCAGCCCAGAAGAAATGGGCGGAATGGGCGGGATGCCCCCAGGAATGGGTGGAATGCCCCCTGGAATGCCTCCAATGATGTAAATTTCTGAAAATAAGGTTTAAAATTCGGGCAAACCCCGAAAACGAGAAAAGAAGGTGCGGTTTTTAACTGCCCTTTTTTTCTTTAAAAATTTTTAGCCAGAAACACTTGTTTTCAGGAAAATGCCTGTTGCAGGAATTCAACCTGTTGCAGGTTTTTAACAAAATTTCTTGTGAATCTCCAAGGTTCTTTTATAAGTCCCTTAACCGGGTCTTTTAAAGAATTAAACTACATTAGGGTCTTTTTTAAAAAGATTTGCAAGAAAAACGCACATGATATTCTTCAAATAACAGGCACAAAAAATGAAAGCACACACATACTTTCATGCCAAAAGAATATCAGGACTTTTCAAGACAGTTCAGGATGTCATTTGCTTTAAATTTTGTAGTTATTATCCGTGTCCTGCCCCTCTGTCCTTTCCCTGTAAAGTCAGCGTCCACGTAGTTTAGGGCCTGGAGTTTGTTGACCATGCCGTAAAAGCGCGTGTATCCCAGGTCTGTGAGTTCATGAAAAGAATTATAAAGTTCCCCGGCCTGGATTTCCCCTTTCCTTGCAACCAGTCCCAGGAGGGCCTTTTCAGGCTCAGAGAGGAGGCTTATGCCCCTGCATAGATGCAGCAGTTTGGAAGCCTCATAGGCTTTTTCCACGTCTTCGGAAGAAATTGTGCGACTCCCTCTCCGCTCGGCATTGAACCCGGAACGTTTCAGCAGGTCGATCCCGACCCTCAGGTCCCCTGTCTTTTCCACGTAAGAGACAACCATTTCAAGCACTTCTTCGGAAACCACCTTCGGGTAAAAGCCGTACTTCACCCGGTCCCTCAAAATATCCAGGATCTCCTCATACCCATACCTGGGAAAAGAAACCTCTTCCGGCAAGAAAACCGAGTTGACCCGAGCATCAAGCCGGTAGAGGTCCGAGGCGTCGTTCACGATCCCGATTACCCCTATCCTGACCCCCGGATACTGTTCATGGGCTCGCAGGAGAGAATACATGACCTCATTTGCATGCCCTTCGTAGCAGAGGTAGTTGAGGTCGTCCAGGGCCAGGAGCAACACTTTTTCGGAGGAGATCAGGAAGTCCACAACATTTTCAAAAAGTTTTCGAAAGGCGACCCCGGAGCTAGGAGGGGAAATTCCAAAAAGTTTTTTGAAAATCCTGGAAATAACCGCAAAACGAGTGGAATCAATCTGGCAGTTGACCTTCACCGGCACGACACTGGTAGTGTGGGCCTCGACTTCCCTGAACACCTTCATGACCGCACTGGTCTTTCCCGTCCCCGGGGGCCCCACCAGCAAGCAGTTCATCGGACGCATGCCGCGCAGGGCGGGGCGAAGGGCAAACCTGAGCGAGTTCAACTGAGTGTCCCTGTGGGGAAAATAGTCAGGAAGGTGGTCAGGTTCGAGTACGGAGGGGTCCTTGAAAAGGGTCTCGTCCCAGAGTAGCATGTCGTTATTAGTCAAGAGCAATTACTCCATTCGCTTATGAAAGGGTACACCGGATTCATGCGGTGAATTTTTGAATATTTTTTGGCTTTGGAATTATTTTCTTTTAGATTATACTTAGCTTTAGATTATTTTCATCCTTAAATTATGTAGCCTTAGATTATGTAACTCTAAATTATGTAGCCTTAGATTATTTTCATCCTTAAATTATGTAACTTTAAATTATGTAACTTTAAATTATGTAACTTTAAATTATGTAACTTTAAATTATAATCATCCTTAGGTTTTACATGATGTTTATTGTAATAAATCATATAAGATACAGCTTATAGGGTGTAACTTATTTTAAAATTTTACTCCCATCAACAATTTCGTCCGCATTAAACTTAAAACCCGCTTTATATAAAAAGCAAGTTATAATACGAGAATGACTATATTGCATGCAGTCATATATAAGAAGGGGAAAGCATGGAAATCGAATCGAAGTTTCTTGTGATAGATGAAGCGGACTTCCGAGACCTTGAAAAGTTGTCCAGGTTGGGGGACTATTCCCTTTCCGAAACTGTGATCCAGCCCGTAGAGGACACCTTCCTGGATACGGAGGACATGGCTGTAATGGCATCAGGCTACTACCTGAGGATGCGGAAAGATGTCGGAAAAGAGGGACATTGGGTAACCATAAAAAGTCTGGGGGGGTTCGAAGGCGGAGCCCACAAAAGAGAAGAACATGTCAGTTTTCTGCCTGAGGGACTTTCTCTTCTGGAATGCCCGGATGCCGGGATCAGGAACAGGATTTTCGAACTTAGCGCAGGTTTTGACCTGGGCCCAATCCTGAAACTTAAACAAAAAAGAGCTATCAGCCAGGTGAAACTTGGAGAAAGGCACGTAGCCGAACTCGCCCTGGACCGTGTGGAACTGAAAAGCGAAAACAGGGAAAAGACTTACAGCGAACTTGAAGTGGAACTGAAAAGCGGCGGGACATCCGAAGACCTGGCCACAATCTCAAAATACCTTATGGAAAATTACGACCTGAGCTGGAGCCCCTTTTCCAAATTCGAAAGAGCCCTCCTCTTCGCGAGGAATCTTCCTGATAAGACCCTGCTTACCCACCAGGAAAGGGCTGTCTGCATGCAGCTCAGAGAACACAAGAATATCTACGGGAAACAGGCCGGAATTCTCCTGGAGCTTGACAGGGGCAAATCGAGTTCTGAACTGAGCCTCCTATTTAAAATCTCCGAACCTGAAATCAAAACCCTGAACTTGAAGTTCGAAAAAGAGAGGCTTTCCTTCTTCCCCTTTGCAACGGACGAAGCCGCAGACAGGGAACTCCACTTTAACTCCGGAAGCGGGATACTGGACCAGGGCTGGGAAGCCATGGGTTTCGAGGAATGGACTTCCGAATCCCTCTTTGAACGCTACAGTGCGGACGAGGCAAAGGCAAAAAGGGTCAGAGATGCTGCCCTTACCCTCTTTGACGGGCTTTCCCCCTACCACGGACTTGGACCCGAAGAGAAGGAACTGCTGGCTCTGGCAGCCCTCATGGAAGACATTGGGATTTCCACATCCAGGGAAGAAAAAGCCCGGATGGGTAAGGAAATTCTCCTGAGCCACCCCCTGAAAGGTCTCCAACTCCGCAGTTTACGCATGCTCGCCCTGATTACAGAACTTCAGGACCCCGGAGTCAGTGAAAAAAATCTCGGGCAGGCCCTTAAAGGGTCACATATCCGGCTCCCTCCGGGGCTCCAGAATAAAGCCCTGGTGCTCGCAGCCTTCGTCCGGATTGCAGACCTTCTGGAAACCCAGGCTTCCCCTGTCCGGCCCGGCAGGATCCGGCAGCTCGAAGACGCCCTGGAAATCGAGCTGATAGGAACTGATGCGGAAAAAGCCGGAAAGAAAGCAGCAAAGCGAAGCGAACTCTGGGAATACCTTTTCGGCACAAAACTCTGGTTCACCCCGACGGAGGAATCGTATGAACCCCAAACTGAAGAAGAAAAAGAGGGAGCGAAAGAAAAAGTCGGAGAAAAAGTAGAAGAGAAAAGAGAAAAAGCCGAAAAGGAAAGAGAAGCAGCTAAAGAGAAGAAAAAAGGCAAAGCTTCCAAAAAATTCACCGTCAAACCCGGAGATTCCATGGGAGAAGTCGCCCACAGGATTTTCTCCTACCAGTTTGGTCAGATGC
This window encodes:
- the thsA gene encoding thermosome subunit alpha, producing the protein MAGQGQPIFILREGSKRTRGRDAQNNNIMAAKAVAEAVRTTLGPKGMDKMLVDGMGDVVITNDGATILKEMDIEHPAAKMVVEVSKTQDEEVGDGTTSAAVVAGELLKKAEDLIEQEIHPTIIASGYRLAAEKATEVLKSLAMTVEMSNRNLLISISETAMTGKGAESSKRILSEIAVDAVTSVVDINEKNTVDKDNINVVKKVGGRVDDSELIPGMIIDKERVHTNMPEKVNDAKIVLLNSAIELKDTEVDAEISITSPDQLQSFLDQEEKMLKDIVNKVIDSGANVVFCQKGVEDLAQHYLAKAGIFAVRRVKKSDMEKLARATGGKLITNMDEITPEDLGYAQSVEEKRVGGDNMTFVTGCNNPKAVTILLRGGTEHVVDSIASALEDAIRVVGVAIEDEKLVAGGGSPEVEVALRLQEYAATLEGREQLAVKAYAEALEVIPRTLAENAGLDPIDMLMELRSQHEKGVKTAGLDVYEGKVVDMWEAFVVEPLRVKTQVVNAATESAVMILRIDDIIASTRAAPSPEEMGGMGGMPPGMGGMPPGMPPMM
- a CDS encoding ORC1-type DNA replication protein, with the protein product MTNNDMLLWDETLFKDPSVLEPDHLPDYFPHRDTQLNSLRFALRPALRGMRPMNCLLVGPPGTGKTSAVMKVFREVEAHTTSVVPVKVNCQIDSTRFAVISRIFKKLFGISPPSSGVAFRKLFENVVDFLISSEKVLLLALDDLNYLCYEGHANEVMYSLLRAHEQYPGVRIGVIGIVNDASDLYRLDARVNSVFLPEEVSFPRYGYEEILDILRDRVKYGFYPKVVSEEVLEMVVSYVEKTGDLRVGIDLLKRSGFNAERRGSRTISSEDVEKAYEASKLLHLCRGISLLSEPEKALLGLVARKGEIQAGELYNSFHELTDLGYTRFYGMVNKLQALNYVDADFTGKGQRGRTRIITTKFKANDILNCLEKS
- a CDS encoding CHAD domain-containing protein, translated to MEIESKFLVIDEADFRDLEKLSRLGDYSLSETVIQPVEDTFLDTEDMAVMASGYYLRMRKDVGKEGHWVTIKSLGGFEGGAHKREEHVSFLPEGLSLLECPDAGIRNRIFELSAGFDLGPILKLKQKRAISQVKLGERHVAELALDRVELKSENREKTYSELEVELKSGGTSEDLATISKYLMENYDLSWSPFSKFERALLFARNLPDKTLLTHQERAVCMQLREHKNIYGKQAGILLELDRGKSSSELSLLFKISEPEIKTLNLKFEKERLSFFPFATDEAADRELHFNSGSGILDQGWEAMGFEEWTSESLFERYSADEAKAKRVRDAALTLFDGLSPYHGLGPEEKELLALAALMEDIGISTSREEKARMGKEILLSHPLKGLQLRSLRMLALITELQDPGVSEKNLGQALKGSHIRLPPGLQNKALVLAAFVRIADLLETQASPVRPGRIRQLEDALEIELIGTDAEKAGKKAAKRSELWEYLFGTKLWFTPTEESYEPQTEEEKEGAKEKVGEKVEEKREKAEKEREAAKEKKKGKASKKFTVKPGDSMGEVAHRIFSYQFGQMRSHEKGTLKGEDIEELHDMRVAVRRMRAASKVFKTYLDSRQLGPHMKGLRRTLGAMGDVRDLDVFREKAEEYLETLPEGHEHDLEPLFAVLEEEREKARKTMLAYLNSEKYARFKKEFSEFLEVPGAGELPTSNKKHDALPHRVKDVLPSVIYARFSDIGAYSEWVEGPYVSVERLHRLRIAAKGLRYTFEFFEDVLGDNAKIMIKDLKGLQNHLGDLHDAVVAIDLLSSYMRTGAWGLAESETGKKPGKQANLEGMEGIEIYLASREEELRTLLDTFPEAWANFRSKEFREKIEEAIENL